A single genomic interval of Drosophila virilis strain 15010-1051.87 chromosome 2, Dvir_AGI_RSII-ME, whole genome shotgun sequence harbors:
- the LOC6632273 gene encoding uncharacterized protein: MKLDKNKLASRPRLLFTVGGYLDTLLSRIFCFLVLSAIALLIIFTVVVAMDDIAKLRKRQNLRLENCSENKTRNGRCYWPSDWCRILYNCDWKEPMRRQSTSKQQQTQQLQPDVPPCSTAVHSKSEIIKFLVHQHPRKEVEQQPPVANEVLEVPFNLEQLDTS, from the coding sequence ATGAAGTTGGACAAAAATAAGCTCGCGTCGAGACCTCGGCTGCTGTTCACAGTTGGCGGCTACTTGGACACACTGTTGAGTCGTATATTCTGTTTCCTAGTTCTGAGCGCAATAGCTTTGCTGATTATCTTTACCGTTGTCGTTGCCATGGACGATATAGCCAAGCTAAGGAAAAGACAAAACTTGCGCTTGGAAAACTGTAGCGAGAACAAAACACGCAACGGTCGTTGTTATTGGCCCTCGGATTGGTGTCGCATTCTGTACAATTGCGACTGGAAAGAGCCAATGCGCAGGCAATCGACttccaaacaacaacagacccAGCAACTACAGCCAGACGTACCGCCGTGCTCAACAGCAGTGCATAGTAAGTCTGAAATTATAAAGTTCCTGGTGCATCAACACCCACGAAAAGAAGTGGAGCAACAGCCGCCTGTCGCCAACGAAGTACTGGAGGTGCCTTTCAACTTGGAGCAACTGGACACATCgtaa
- the LOC6632271 gene encoding putative leucine-rich repeat-containing protein DDB_G0290503, whose translation MPCFTREKSISYVSRRDKQNDRDAMAPRPVHPRALSYHGFLGEGFVRQHLVVDERWTPNSLTEQFSGMSALLDRHAIFKRLETKASRQRFFTDSKRLKLQCRLGRTKLLNIVTGDNTHSIRNLLIKHRDMQRLYQRMPIHLVVDNINQRTFVLRKERDRLECRLSQLKCRYRKMLIDRAFLENRIKYQNEFVLEEEVKSQGFIKRIENSNIRLKAIKVINSAYQKMVQVLLQDEIFYEPIIRSLADDMEDQANFIKHILYLGMPAIAKFRELNFQYRQLEIKSRKNLLEKQKMLASLVNNKPSGSVVPMRAKAAQELSATADPKRYLRETRNMLLLKNVLKVVEEIIKEVKFGTLCSQAREIYPRMKSQMENNENIRRIAEREVMTRYALEDRMKLASVLQGVLVNNLSEEEINRLEYIKDLRKSVKDEENIELEIMEYLKNRGNAFIMFRLSLWNLIEILRHVDRSPKKFQMIYPNSYLKLPLLKFDMLTMYAAPPELYEEDLEKVMHVLKRKVYKMMKLFNADMESSRQNCKEKYHSAYLATVNTNEFMGDDEDQTAIADDDIIQDQKIMANVPNRKQIKMLSSRVVEQAVRREEQ comes from the exons aTGCCCTGCTTTACGCGAGAGAAGAGCATATCATACGTCTCGCGGCGGGATAAGCAAAATGACAGAGATGCTATGGCACCGCGGCCAGTGCATCCACGCGCCCTTAGCTACCATGGATTCCTTGGCGAGGGCTTTGTGCGCCAGCATTTGGTGGTCGACGAGCGTTGGACGCCCAACTCTTTGACCGAACAGTTTAGTGGCATGTCAGCATTGTTGG ACCGTCATGCGATCTTCAAGCGGCTGGAGACCAAGGCCAGTCGTCAGCGCTTCTTTACGGATAGTAAGCGACTTAAACTGCAATGCCGCCTGGGCCGTACAAAGCTGTTGAACATCGTAACTGGAGATAATACACACAGCATTCGCAACCTGTTGATCAAACATAGGGATATGCAGCGTCTGTACCAGAGAATGCCCATACATCTAGTTGTGGATAATATCAATCAGCGCACCTTTGTGCTGCGCAAGGAGCGGGATCGTCTGGAGTGTCGGTTGAGTCAACTAAAGTGTCGGTACAGAAAAATGCTG ATTGATCGTGCATTTCTAGAAAACCGCATCAAGTATCAGAATGAGTTTGTCTTAGAAGAGGAGGTGAAGTCGCAAGGGTTCATCAAGAGGATTGAAAACTCAAATATTCGCCTGAAGGCCATCAAGGTCATTAACTCTGCATACCAGAAAATGGTGCAGGTGCTGTTGCAGgatgaaatattttatgagcCCATTATCCGGTCTCTCGCTGACGACATGGAGGATCAAGCGAATTTCATAAAGCATATACTCTACCTTGGCATGCCAGCGATAGCCAAGTTCAGGGAGCTCAACTTCCAGTATCGACAGTTGGAGATCAAGTCACGTAAAAATCTTttggaaaagcaaaaaatgctCGCCTCATTAGTTAACAACAAGCCAAGTGGTTCTGTGGTTCCTATGCGTGCTAAGGCCGCACAAGAGCTTTCGGCAACAGCAGATCCTAAGCGTTATTTGCGAGAGACGCGCAACATGTTGTTGCTAAAGAATGTGCTGAAAGTCGTCGAGGAAATAATCAAGGAGGTAAAGTTTGGTACACTCTGCTCCCAGGCCAGGGAGATTTATCCGCG TATGAAGAGCCAGATGGAGAACAATGAGAATATACGACGCATCGCCGAGCGCGAGGTGATGACTAGATATGCGCTGGAGGACCGAATGAAATTGGCCTCTGTGCTACAAGGCGTTTTAGTCAACAATCTATCTGAGGAGGAAATTAA TCGCCTGGAGTACATTAAGGACTTGAGAAAATCTGTGAAAGACGAGGAGAATATCGAGTTGGAAATAATGGAGTATTTAAAGAATCGCGGCAATGCCTTTATTATGTTCCG CTTAAGTCTTTGGAATCTTATTGAAATATTGCGACATGTCGATCGCAGTCCCAAAAAATTCCAGATGATATATCCGAACTCGTATTTGAAACTGCCCCTTCTCAAATTCGATATGCTAACAATGTACGCTGCGCCGCCAGAGCTTTACGAGGAAGATC tTGAGAAAGTTATGCACGTGCTAAAGCGAAAAGTATATAAGATGATGAAGCTTTTCAACGCGGATATGGAATCGTCGAGGCAGAACTGTAAAGAAAAGTATCATTCCGCTTATTTGGCCACCGTTAATACTAACGAATTCATGGGCGATGACGAGGATCAGACAGCAATTGCTGATGATGATATAATACAGGACCAGAAGATCATGGCCAATGTACCGAATCGCAAGCAGATCAAGATGCTGAGCAGCAGAGTTGTCGAGCAAGCTGTCAGACGTGaagaacaataa
- the LOC6632272 gene encoding uncharacterized protein, with protein MPCFMREKNLSHRPRRDKAPERDVLAPKPVHPRALRFHGLFGMSYVRQHVMVDDRWTPNSLTEEFGGMSQLLARRAVFKRHETKANRQRYFLESKRLKLQCRDGRSKLQKILTGDNTHKIRNFLTNHRDMQRLYQRMPIHLVVDNINQRTFVLRKERDRLECRLVQLKSRYRDMLMERAMLENRIKYQNEYVLDEEIKSRGFIKRIENSNVRLKAIKAINSTYMKMIQVLRHDAIFYEPILRSLDGDMEDQANFIKHILYLGMPAIAKFKELNYEYRQLEDKSRKNLQAKLYMVSSFKIAKPLGSLLVTRGKAKEEIPPSADPKRYLRETRSMLVLKLMLKSVEKTIKEVKFVTLCSQAREIYPRMKSQVDNNEKLHRIIECDMLAHEMLETKMKCANVLKGVLVNNLSEEEINRLERIKDLRKMLATETEYEQSTLTYLKNRGDAYVMLRVSIWNLIEILRHVDRQPKLLRSHYPNSYLKLPLLKFEMLNMRAAAPEIYEENIDIVMHVLKRKVYKLMKGYLMEMKPAILARNREEYHADFLASLELFEQIDEDEQQVVSPGDDLLTENKTMANVPNRKQIKAQSSKFLEELAKRDE; from the exons ATGCCCTGCTTCATGCGTGAGAAGAATCTTTCACACCGCCCTCGGCGTGATAAAGCACCCGAACGAGATGTATTGGCGCCCAAGCCAGTGCATCCTCGTGCCTTGAGATTCCATGGACTCTTTGGTATGTCCTATGTGCGCCAGCATGTGATGGTTGATGATCGATGGACGCCCAACTCCTTGACGGAGGAATTCGGGGGCATGTCCCAATTGTTAG CCCGTCGTGCGGTCTTCAAGCGGCACGAGACAAAGGCCAATCGGCAGCGCTACTTTCTAGAAAGTAAACGGTTGAAATTACAGTGTCGCGATGGACGGTCTAAGCTTCAGAAAATACTTACCGGAGATAATACCCACAAGATTCGAAATTTCTTGACCAACCACAGGGACATGCAGCGTCTGTACCAAAGAATGCCCATACATCTGGTCGTGGACAATATCAATCAGCGTACATTTGTCCTGCGCAAGGAGCGGGATCGTCTGGAGTGTCGATTGGTTCAACTAAAAAGTCGATACCGAGATATGCTG ATGGAACGCGCCATGCTGGAAAATCGCATTAAGTATCAAAATGAATATGTGTTGGATGAGGAGATCAAATCGCGAGGTTTCATCAAAAGGATTGAGAATTCGAACGTGCGCCTGAAGGCCATCAAGGCCATCAACTCGACATATATGAAAATGATACAAGTGCTACGTCACGATGCTATCTTTTATGAGCCAATTCTGCGTTCTCTTGATGGTGACATGGAGGATCAGGCGAATTTCATAAAGCACATACTCTATTTGGGTATGCCGGCCATAGCCAAGTTTAAGGAGCTTAACTACGAGTACCGACAGTTGGAGGATAAGTCTCGGAAAAATCTTCAAGCCAAGCTATATATGGTGTCATCCTTTAAAATTGCAAAGCCACTCGGTTCTTTGCTGGTAACGCGTGGCAAGGCAAAAGAGGAGATCCCACCCAGCGCAGATCCCAAGCGCTATTTGCGGGAAACGCGCAGCATGCTGGTGCTCAAGCTAATGCTAAAGTCTGTCGAGAAGACCATTAAGGAGGTAAAGTTTGTGACACTTTGCTCGCAGGCGCGGGAGATTTATCCACG AATGAAGAGCCAGGTGGACAACAATGAGAAGCTCCATCGCATCATTGAGTGCGATATGTTGGCTCATGAGATGCTCGAGACGAAAATGAAATGCGCCAATGTGTTAAAGGGTGTTCTGGTGAACAATCTATCCGAGGAGGAGATCAA TCGACTTGAGCGCATTAAGGATTTGCGCAAAATGCTTGCAACCGAAACGGAGTACGAGCAGTCTACTTTAACCTATCTGAAAAATCGCGGCGATGCCTATGTAATGCTGCG CGTAAGTATTTGGAATCTTATTGAAATACTGCGGCACGTAGATCGCCAGCCAAAATTATTACGCTCTCACTATCCGAACTCGTATTTGAAGTTGCCACTTCTCAAATTCGAAATGCTCAATATGCGCGCCGCAGCACCAGAGATTTACGAGGAAAACA TTGATATTGTGATGCACGTATTGAAGCGTAAGGTGTACAAACTGATGAAGGGCTACTTGATGGAAATGAAACCGGCAATTTTAGCTCGCAATAGGGAAGAGTATCATGCCGATTTCCTTGCCAGCCTCGAATTGTTCGAGCAAATCGATGAGGATGAGCAGCAGGTTGTGTCGCCCGGAGATGATCTACTTACGGAGAACAAGACAATGGCAAATGTGCCGAATCGCAAACAGATAAAGGCGCAGAGTAGCAAATTCTTAGAGGAGCTGGCAAAACGGGATGAATAA